A window of the Thalassophryne amazonica chromosome 11, fThaAma1.1, whole genome shotgun sequence genome harbors these coding sequences:
- the LOC117520021 gene encoding proline-rich receptor-like protein kinase PERK10, which produces MLILPISPTLFFNCSKKEKQNPGVFLILKIIPIAGDPSACPTVMTSDLPAVTEMVMSKPGVGHGDAAKVELIGGRTQSLPETSSSITLDNHNALPPSPPPPSPPPPLTPPPRTTIKPDTPPLPPPAHPPSLPTSKSASVSSPPGKTPPPANSPHRPTTLNLKTLPRPTARENGGPPVGADEDEDERKMLEEDLKKCIADFKKICLPKVFPDRKRHWQSDLLKKYNA; this is translated from the coding sequence ATGCTTATTTTGCCCATATCTCctacattattttttaattgctccaaaaaagaaaaacaaaatcctgGTGTCTTTCTAATTCTCAAAATTATTCCCATTGCAGGTGATCCATCGGCGTGTCCCACAGTGATGACCTCTGACCTCCCAGCTGTCACTGAAATGGTGATGTCCAAGCCTGGCGTTGGTCATGGCGACGCAGCCAAGGTGGAACTTATTGGCGGCAGGACCCAAAGCCTTCCAGAAACCAGCAGCAGCATAACACTGGACAACCACAACGCCCTGCCCCCGTCTCCTCCTcccccttctcctcctcctcctctaacTCCTCCTCCTCGTACTACAATCAAACCTGATACACCACCTTTACCGCCACCAGCTCACCCTCCATCCCTACCAACATCCAAATCAGCCTCTGTCTCCAGTCCTCCTGGCAAAACACCTCCTCCCGCAAACAGCCCCCATCGTCCCACCACCCTAAACCTAAAGACACTGCCACGCCCTACTGCCAGGGAGAATGGCGGGCCCCCTGTAGGAGCAGATGAAGATGAGGATGAGAGAAAGATGTTAGAGGAAGATCTGAAGAAATGCATTGCAGACTTCAAGAAGATCTGCTTGCCTAAAGTGTTTCCAGATCGTAAGAGGCACTGGCAAAGTGACCTGCTTAAGAAATATAATGCATAG